A single bacterium DNA region contains:
- a CDS encoding DUF3750 domain-containing protein: MKILKLLPAFVLMGLMLSNCSSGKDWRTASREPAGIAPDPAVTKEAVLHVYGAKAWGWRGWFAIHTWIAAKRTGEASYTVYDVVGWRGYHGQPVLRITQDVPDRYWYGEKPRILKEHRGTGVDELIDAVDKAARAYPWKTKYKAFPGPNSNTFTAWIAKLVPKLELDLPFSAIGSGYGSKKI; this comes from the coding sequence ATGAAAATCTTGAAACTACTGCCGGCTTTTGTCCTGATGGGATTGATGTTGTCGAACTGTTCTTCTGGTAAAGACTGGCGCACCGCCAGCCGCGAACCTGCTGGGATCGCACCCGACCCTGCCGTGACAAAAGAAGCGGTTCTTCACGTCTACGGTGCCAAGGCCTGGGGCTGGCGTGGCTGGTTTGCCATTCACACCTGGATCGCAGCCAAGCGGACCGGCGAAGCCTCTTACACGGTGTATGACGTGGTCGGTTGGCGCGGTTATCACGGCCAGCCGGTCCTGAGGATTACCCAGGACGTCCCCGACCGCTACTGGTATGGCGAGAAACCACGGATTCTCAAAGAGCATAGAGGAACGGGAGTAGACGAACTGATTGATGCCGTCGACAAGGCTGCCCGTGCTTACCCATGGAAAACGAAATACAAGGCCTTTCCAGGTCCCAACAGCAACACCTTTACCGCCTGGATCGCCAAGCTGGTGCCGAAACTGGAACTAGACCTCCCCTTCTCTGCCATTGGCAGCGGTTACGGATCCAAAAAAATCTAG
- the holA gene encoding DNA polymerase III subunit delta, which translates to MKFSPQEALDIPERLKVLENRLSKQSNLIKKIKNGDIPKLFLIFGGENYLVEDTAKKIINMVLPEDKKEFGLEIIHANDTDIKSIMSAIKTPSLLGLKRVVWIKDCENLLGNNSEGFDETIEHDIPANTYVILTAEQADKKIGEIIEFSSFKENKKTDRNQLYEFAQLKLKKRGKQLSPIAFEYLLSFTGVNLRQIINELDKLELYCNGKDNITEEDINTLVPESIEYAPFAMSEAVAEKNLPRALKLLEEFSRTQNTGYSVVPMLTKRIRLLLQIKIFIEKGDIPLDIVKRGYYDQKTYSSASQKLSGQHPYVIFRIAQQSLKFQKEELIADIKNLFETEVSIKTGKVPQKLALELLIAKICTVIS; encoded by the coding sequence GTGAAATTTTCTCCTCAAGAGGCACTGGATATACCAGAAAGGTTGAAAGTGTTAGAAAATAGACTAAGTAAACAATCCAATCTGATCAAAAAAATAAAAAACGGGGATATCCCTAAGTTATTCCTGATTTTTGGCGGAGAGAATTATCTGGTAGAGGATACTGCTAAGAAGATTATCAACATGGTCTTACCTGAAGATAAAAAAGAGTTCGGACTGGAGATAATACATGCCAACGACACAGATATAAAGAGCATTATGTCTGCAATAAAAACTCCTTCTTTACTCGGGCTTAAACGCGTTGTCTGGATTAAAGATTGTGAAAATCTACTCGGGAATAATTCTGAAGGATTTGATGAAACGATAGAACATGACATACCCGCTAATACCTATGTAATTTTAACTGCTGAACAAGCGGATAAAAAAATTGGAGAAATAATTGAATTTTCTTCTTTCAAGGAAAACAAAAAAACAGACAGAAATCAACTATATGAATTTGCACAGCTAAAACTAAAGAAGAGAGGCAAACAGCTCTCTCCAATTGCCTTTGAATATCTGCTGTCTTTTACCGGAGTAAATCTCAGACAAATAATAAATGAACTAGATAAATTAGAGCTTTATTGCAATGGCAAAGATAATATTACAGAGGAAGATATAAATACACTTGTCCCCGAATCAATAGAATATGCGCCGTTTGCTATGTCTGAGGCAGTTGCGGAGAAAAACCTTCCAAGAGCCTTAAAACTTCTTGAGGAATTCTCTCGTACCCAAAACACTGGCTATAGTGTTGTGCCTATGCTGACAAAAAGAATCAGGCTGTTGTTGCAGATTAAGATATTTATTGAAAAAGGAGACATTCCTCTTGATATAGTTAAAAGAGGATACTATGATCAGAAAACATATAGCTCTGCTTCCCAAAAACTCTCAGGACAGCATCCTTATGTAATATTCAGAATAGCCCAGCAAAGTCTGAAATTTCAAAAAGAAGAGCTAATAGCAGATATTAAGAATTTGTTTGAAACAGAGGTGTCTATAAAAACAGGTAAAGTTCCCCAAAAGCTGGCTTTGGAGCTGCTTATTGCTAAGATTTGCACGGTGATTTCGTGA